A genomic window from Flavobacterium johnsoniae includes:
- the dnaA gene encoding chromosomal replication initiator protein DnaA translates to MTKTAQSVWENCLSFIKDNIQDQAYKTWFEPIKSVELTDNALYIQVPSKFFYEWLEEHYVKLLKVALTKELGKNAKLLYKIKMENTYGNKQPFTEQLPSSNRVPMKPQEVDAPFKNLNPELKNPFVIPGIRNLKIESQLNPNYSFDNFLEGDSNRLARSAGMAVANKPGGTSFNPLLIFGGVGLGKTHLAHAIGVEVKDKYPEKTVLYISAEIFTQQYIDSVKKNNRNDFIHFYQLIDVLIIDDVQFLSGKSGTQDVFFHIFNYLHQNGKQVILTSDKAPVDMQDIEQRLLSRFKWGLSAELHQPDYETRISILKNILYRDGVEMPEDILEYVARNIKTNVRELEGAIISLIAQSSFNKKEVTIELAKSVVEKFVKNVKREISIDYIQKIVSDYFQLDIETLQSKTRKRHVVQARQLAMFFAKKFTKASLANIGSQIGDRDHATVLHACKTVDNLVSTDKQFKKFVEDINKKLTL, encoded by the coding sequence ATGACTAAAACTGCTCAATCGGTATGGGAAAACTGTTTGTCCTTTATAAAGGATAATATTCAAGATCAAGCATACAAAACTTGGTTTGAACCAATCAAATCAGTTGAGCTAACCGATAACGCGTTATATATTCAAGTTCCAAGTAAATTTTTCTACGAATGGCTCGAAGAGCATTACGTAAAATTGTTGAAAGTTGCGCTTACCAAAGAACTGGGAAAAAACGCAAAGTTACTCTATAAAATTAAAATGGAGAACACTTATGGAAATAAACAGCCGTTTACCGAGCAGCTGCCAAGTTCTAACAGAGTTCCGATGAAACCGCAAGAAGTTGACGCTCCATTTAAAAATTTAAATCCTGAATTAAAAAATCCATTTGTAATTCCTGGAATCAGAAATTTAAAAATTGAGTCTCAATTAAACCCGAACTATAGTTTTGATAATTTCTTAGAAGGAGATTCTAACCGTTTGGCTCGTTCTGCGGGTATGGCTGTTGCCAACAAACCAGGAGGAACTTCATTTAATCCGTTATTGATTTTTGGAGGAGTTGGTTTAGGAAAAACGCACTTAGCGCATGCTATAGGCGTAGAAGTAAAAGATAAGTATCCGGAAAAGACCGTTTTATATATTTCTGCTGAGATTTTTACACAACAATATATTGATTCTGTAAAAAAGAATAACCGTAACGATTTTATTCACTTTTACCAATTAATTGATGTTTTAATTATTGATGATGTTCAATTTTTATCTGGAAAATCAGGAACACAAGATGTATTCTTCCATATTTTCAATTATTTACATCAAAACGGAAAGCAAGTAATCTTAACTTCAGATAAAGCTCCTGTTGACATGCAGGATATTGAGCAAAGATTATTGTCTCGTTTTAAATGGGGATTATCAGCAGAATTGCATCAGCCTGATTACGAAACTCGTATTTCGATCTTAAAAAATATCTTATATCGCGATGGTGTTGAAATGCCAGAAGATATCTTAGAATATGTTGCTCGTAACATTAAAACAAATGTTAGAGAACTTGAAGGCGCTATTATTTCTTTAATTGCTCAATCTTCTTTCAACAAAAAAGAAGTTACAATCGAGTTAGCAAAAAGCGTTGTAGAGAAATTTGTTAAAAACGTAAAGAGAGAAATCTCAATCGATTATATTCAAAAAATCGTTTCAGATTATTTCCAGTTAGATATTGAAACGCTTCAATCTAAAACTCGAAAGAGGCACGTTGTTCAAGCAAGACAATTAGCCATGTTTTTTGCCAAGAAATTCACAAAAGCTTCTTTAGCCAATATTGGTTCACAAATTGGAGATCGCGATCACGCAACTGTTCTTCATGCTTGCAAAACAGTCGATAACTTAGTTTCTACCGACAAACAATTTAAAAAGTTTGTTGAAGACATCAATAAAAAACTAACGCTTTAA
- a CDS encoding low molecular weight protein-tyrosine-phosphatase, whose amino-acid sequence MPVKILMVCLGNICRSPLAEGILASKLPKDKFFVDSAGTGSWHVGHCPDKRSIEVAKKNGIDISSQKGRQIKVADFDEFDYIFVMDNSNFHDVNLLAQTPEHKQKIHLILNELFPDENVDVPDPYFGASNGFKNVYQMLDEVTDLIAEKLIKKHS is encoded by the coding sequence ATGCCTGTAAAAATCTTAATGGTTTGTTTAGGAAATATCTGTAGATCTCCTTTAGCCGAAGGAATTTTAGCATCGAAATTACCTAAAGATAAATTCTTTGTTGATTCCGCAGGAACAGGCTCTTGGCATGTTGGTCATTGCCCTGACAAACGTTCGATTGAAGTTGCCAAAAAAAATGGAATTGACATTAGCTCTCAAAAAGGCAGACAAATTAAAGTGGCTGATTTTGACGAATTTGATTACATCTTTGTAATGGACAATTCTAATTTTCACGATGTTAATCTACTTGCTCAAACACCCGAACACAAGCAAAAAATTCATTTGATTTTAAATGAATTATTTCCAGACGAAAATGTCGACGTTCCAGATCCTTATTTCGGAGCATCAAACGGATTCAAGAATGTATATCAAATGCTTGATGAAGTGACCGATTTGATCGCAGAAAAACTTATCAAGAAACACTCATAA
- a CDS encoding SAM-dependent methyltransferase: MKLLGKLYLIPTTMGESDPMDVLPQTVRRTIEVIDHYIVENDKTARKSIKAVYPEKKQSELVLFTLNKRTEPSEHLDFIKPLLEGKNMGLMSEAGCPGVADPGAVIVKLAHEKGIQVVPLVGPSSILLAMMASGMNGQSFTFNGYLPIDKDEKKSAIRHFEKLSYDKNQSQLFIETPYRNNKLIEDLLQILSPATHLCIATDITLPTEFIKTLKVADWKKLKIDIDKRPTIFIIHKM; this comes from the coding sequence ATGAAACTTCTCGGAAAACTATATTTAATTCCAACTACAATGGGCGAAAGCGATCCGATGGATGTTTTACCTCAAACCGTTAGAAGAACGATAGAAGTTATCGACCATTATATTGTTGAAAATGATAAAACGGCGAGAAAATCAATAAAAGCTGTTTATCCTGAGAAAAAACAATCAGAATTAGTGCTTTTTACATTAAATAAACGAACAGAACCAAGCGAACATTTAGATTTCATAAAACCTTTATTAGAAGGGAAAAATATGGGATTAATGAGTGAAGCAGGCTGTCCAGGAGTTGCAGATCCAGGTGCTGTGATTGTAAAATTGGCACATGAAAAAGGGATTCAAGTTGTTCCTTTAGTCGGACCTTCTTCTATTCTATTGGCAATGATGGCTTCAGGAATGAACGGTCAGAGTTTTACTTTCAACGGTTATTTACCAATTGACAAAGATGAAAAAAAATCGGCAATTCGTCATTTTGAGAAATTATCTTACGATAAAAATCAATCGCAATTATTCATTGAAACTCCATACAGGAACAATAAACTGATTGAAGATCTTTTGCAGATTTTAAGTCCTGCAACTCATCTTTGTATCGCTACAGATATAACTTTACCAACAGAATTTATTAAAACTTTGAAAGTAGCTGATTGGAAAAAATTAAAAATAGACATTGACAAACGTCCAACTATTTTTATTATTCATAAAATGTAA
- a CDS encoding energy transducer TonB, whose amino-acid sequence MKKLKILILICFAQTICAQTAKTTTTKPAVNKESQNVDKNKVYNIDVVNVKPEFEGGLKKFQKFISNNTRYPDEELQVKGTVEVNYIVEKDGTLSNIKVTKDVGYDTGAEAVRVLKKSPKWIPGTHNHRLVRVLYYLSIPIPANNPN is encoded by the coding sequence ATGAAAAAGTTAAAAATTCTGATTTTAATTTGTTTCGCACAAACAATTTGCGCACAAACTGCCAAAACAACAACCACAAAACCAGCCGTAAATAAAGAATCTCAAAATGTAGATAAAAATAAAGTCTACAATATAGATGTTGTAAATGTAAAACCTGAATTTGAGGGAGGGTTAAAGAAATTTCAAAAATTTATCAGCAATAATACGAGGTATCCAGATGAAGAACTTCAGGTAAAAGGAACAGTTGAAGTAAATTATATAGTAGAAAAAGATGGTACATTAAGCAACATAAAAGTTACCAAAGATGTTGGTTACGATACAGGAGCAGAAGCAGTTCGTGTTTTGAAAAAATCTCCAAAATGGATTCCAGGAACCCATAACCACAGACTTGTAAGAGTACTTTATTATTTATCGATACCTATACCTGCAAATAATCCAAACTAA